The Lolium rigidum isolate FL_2022 chromosome 1, APGP_CSIRO_Lrig_0.1, whole genome shotgun sequence region ataaaccttgggtgatccacttaagggaaacttgctgctattctacaaacctctgcacttggaggctcaatactgtctacaagaatagaagcatgcgtagacatcaatacgTTGCCAATACCTCTTGCCGGTTTGATCGGTGCCAGTCACGACATCTATCGAAACTGCCTCCCAAGCCCTGATCGAGATCGCGTCCTCAAATTCGGTGTAGTTGCCGGATCGCTCTCCCCTTCGCCTTGGCCACCTCCCAAGCATTGATCAAGATCACGTCCTCAAACTCGGTgtagtttccaaacatcgaattgtcgtttatttactgttttactgcatgtttatttgctgccatatttatttcagattattattaccactcatattcatccatatcatttgcattttactatctcttcgctgaactagtgcatgtatacatctgacaagtgtattgggtgtgttagggacacaagagacttgttgtatcttaattgtagggttgcttgagagggatatctttgactcctacctccctgagttcgataaaccttgggtgatccacttatggaaaacttgctgctattctacaaacctctgcacttggaggcccaatactatCTACAAAAATAGTAGCACGCGTAGACATCAATACGTTGCCAATACCTATTGCCGGTTTGATCGGTGCCAGTCACGACATCCATCGAAATCGCTTCCCAATCCCTGATCAAGATCACGCCCTCAAATTCGGTGTAGTTGCCGGATCGCTCTCCCCTTCGCCTTGGCCACCGCCCCATCGAACGCCCCATCTTCTATCTCGTCCAAGTCATATTCCTCATCGCcaccgttgtcttcatcttcgctAAACTCATCGCCCTTGAGTCCCTCCTTCAAGCCGTCGTTGTAGTCGCCGTAATCCGCGAGCGGCGGCGAATTGATATCGACGGACGCGTCATTGAGCATGTCAACGTACGACTCCGGCGCAACATCAACGGGGGGACTTTTGTTGACCACCTTGTGTGCAACAGCCGATGCCGACGACACcttcgccatcgccgccgtcaaAGTTGTCAACGACGCCATCTTGGCGGCGTAGAAGCAGCGGGTTTCTTCGGTGCCGGCTTCTTCTGCGCCGACGGCTTGTTGCTCGGCCTCTTCACCCGCTTGGTCGGAGCGGGAGGGGCGGCGATGACGTGCTGCCCCAGCCGCTTCCGCTTGCTGTTTGGGAGGACAGCTTGCTGCGAGGCGTCGACCATGAGCTCCTTGGTGGCGGCTGCTGCGACGGCGCTAGATCCGGCTGCGGTTGGTGGAATCGATCCGCGCGGCGCAGCCTGGTCCGCGAGCAGCGTCGGGTTGAGGGCTTCCATCTTGGTGCGAGCACTCCGCTGCGGAAGCCGGAGAGGGGCGGAGGCAGCGGAATCGGCGCCGGGTGGTGGGGCAGAAGCGGGAAAGGGAGGAGCTGAATGTTTCTTCGCGCCAACACGGGGGAGAAAAACGGGTTCGTGCCCGTGCAATCTTGCCAACCTAGGAACTTGGGGTTTCCGCGGCGAACTGGTGGCCCGGAATTTTTTTTGGTATGGGATCCGATGCAATGTCTAGACTGGTACTTTTTTGCCCAAATCTGGAAAACAGAAGTTATTATGCGGATGGGTTCGATGCGGTGTGTGTAAATGGCTAAATGCTCTAAACCTAAACAGGGCAAGTGAGAAAATAGAAACAGTACAGAACATTTTGTAAGAATGTAAggctttctcaaaaaaaaaaaaaaaaagaatgtaaGGCCAAAAGACAGTCGGCGTGTACCGATCGGCGCTTCTCCACGTCTCGGCAACGGCAGCCACGGAACCCCGCATCGCACCGTCTCCCATTTGGCACCTCGCGTCGCAGCCAGCCGCACCGCCTCCCCTGAAAAATACTACTGAGTACAGTACTAGCGCATCGAACCCATCGATGGCCACCCGGTGTTACGCGGCTGCTACCGTCGTGGTCTCGTCGCGACCACGCGCGCCCCGCCTCGgcctctcctcctccgcgcgaCCCAGCGGCGCGTGGACGACCAGCGGCAGCTACCGCCTCGCTGTCGTCCGCGCCATgggcgcctcgccgtcgtcgccttcCCCGTCGGGGCAAGCCCCAGGTGCATACCGCGCGGTTTTCGCCTAATTTAGTTTTTGTATTATTAACCCCTTTTCCTGTTACTAGTAGTATAAACAGCTTCATTTGATTTCTCGGGCACAGCGGTGCTGCCTACTTTCTTTTTGACAAATGATTCGATGATGGACTGTCGGACTGGTTTGGCTCTGCTTCTCGTGCAGTCTCTCACCCGAATTAGTCCTGTCAGATGAGACAGGATAGGTTCTTTGATCAATTTATGCAGCTAGCTGTTAGGCATGTTTCTAATCTGATTTTGGCCAAGTAGACCAGATATATCAAAATAAACAACTCGGAACGGCCTGCTCATATTTTGATGACCTTCAGTTGCTTGTGTCTAGAAATCAGACAGATGCGCTGATGGCTCAAGGTCTAAGGAGATTTCTTATGGACAAGCTGTCTGTCACTGGATTACGTGTCAAGACTCAAGACTCAAGACAGAACGGTCGTCTGATCGCAGTATTCCTTGTTGTTTTAAGGACAACTGCTGGTTTCAGATGAAGCCACCATGAGAATTTTCCCCATTTTAAAGCTTCTGCGGGGCTATCAGGAGCTACATTCCGCTAGTCGCTACCTCCATTCTCTAGTACAACCGGGCTCCATCTTCACCAGTTCTACCTCAAAAAATGATTAGAGCCCTAAAACCGGGCTCCATCTTCATCTGTTAATGCTATACTTatgtttatggttggagcatagtTTCCATGATAGCTTTTTCGTACCGAGCCACACGCTTGTAATGAGACCTTTGGTTTAGAATTTAGATGATGCAGTGATAGCTCAAGGAGATATCTTGTGGGCAATCTGTCAGTGTCAGGCACTGTACTATTTGGCTTCCATGTGTCTGCCATATGGCTTGCTTGATTTCCAGTTGATATATTTAAATCATTAGTAACTTTCAAGTAACAGGCCATATTTGTACAGGGAAAGCGGATAACGCATCTCTGAGTGACGAGGAGTTGAAGAAGCGCCTGACGAAAGAACAGTATTACGTCACTCGGCAGAAGGGAACTGAGAGGGCATTCACTGGGTATGAATCCTAACTATGATGTTGGCAGGTGCATAATCTTGGTTTTCTGTTTTTTTGTAATGTAACATTATCTATTGTTTGTTGGGAATCAGGGAATACTGGAACACTAAAACCCCAGGGGTCTACCACTGCGTCTGCTGTGACACCCCTCTGTTTGAGTAAGCACTGACACCAGAACATTCTAAAAGGGGCAGCTGCATCTTTCTTTCTTCATTCCAAAAACCGGAAGATACTTATCTTTGCACCTTAAACACCATCTACGATAGTCTGCTCATTGTTCCGAACTGATGTTTGCTTGTGTTTTAGGTCATCTACCAAGTTTGATAGTGGCACTGGATGGCCGTCTTATTATCAGCCAGTTGGCGACAATGTCAAGAGCAAGCTTGATATGTCGATCTTCTTCATGCCTCGGACCGAGTCCCTATGTGCTGTCTGTGACGCTCATCTGGGGCATGTCTTTGACGATGGACCACCGCCGACGGGGAAGAGATATTGCATTAACAGGTATGCCTGAAAACTTCTTTTGCTCCTTTCCGTACATATGTTACCTTTGCCACATTCTGTTCTTGTTGGCAAGTTGAATGGATGGGGTTTCTTTTCACTCTTTGATCCTCTCTGCTTGCAGTGCATCTCTGAAGCTGAAGCCCCAGTAGTCCATGTAGGAAGAATCGAGATGCAGGCACTAGTGCATTCCATGTAGCTTTGGTATGAAGTATTTTCAGTGTAATAGCCTAGTTGTGTCCGGTTTGAACATGTAAATTGACAACTTCAGGTTGTAAAGCCATGCATCTGAAACATGTATATTGATGGGACATACCTTTTGTGGGAAGATCATTATTGTCCACCCAAAAGCAGAAAATTAAACAATAAGGAAATGGACAAAACACTAGCATAAGTTTCGTCTCCCAATCTTGTTTCTTATATATGTGCTTATACGGTTACTATCTAGTAGTACATCGAATCATCCGGGCGAGGGTGAATCAACTTCCAAAGCTATGCATACAGATGGGCTGCATCCTTTACTTCCTTACCCTTCTTATTTTGTGGGCGGGGAGAGAAGAAGAGCGTTTGAATGTTCGAATTCGGATCGAAAGTCTAGTAGCAAGCCATCGATGTAGTGATGTAGATACTGGGGAACAATTTATCTCCTCGCTCCCTTTTTGACATCCAGCTGGGTCGGTGTTATGCATGGGAAATGACTATGGCAGGCATGCGTGTTTCACATTCAGCTgggacggtgttgcccgtctgacGGCCTACAACTCCCTGACCGATATCGTCGGCCCTTTCAGTGTCACAAGCTCCTGTATCTGCGGGACAGTTGTTCAACGCTCGTACACCTGGACTTTGTGACGGGTCAGTCGTCTCATGAATCCTGCGATTCCAATTACAGTAGTAGTTAAAACATTTTTCGGGGAGTTCCAAGTTACGTAATCAGGTTGCTAGGATGGATATATGGATTTGATCGGACATACGTAGTGGTATCTGACGTTGGACGAGTTGTAGCCCGAGCCACCAGGAGATGGGCGTTGACAAAAAGCACGAGTGCGCATGCAGTAGGAGTTGACAACATCCTGCATGTCACGGAGCTGGGTCACCATACTCCTGCCCCTCCGGACGCGGCACCATAGCGTGCTCTTCTTGTAGGACTCAACAAGGCCGGCCGCGTCGCCCAGCGCCTTGCTGACAGGACCCCCCATGTCGGACCAAAGCAGCGCCAGCGCCACCCCGCCGCAGCCTGACGCCGGCCACTGCAGGAGGGCGTGGAGTCTGCGGGCGCACCGCTCGAGCTCAGTGCACTCCCGGTTGCTCTGCGGGATGCGCAGGAGGGTCGCGCACACGGCCACCAGCATCACGGCGTGCAGCCCGGACATCTGCGCCAGGTTCGCGGCCTTCGTCAGGACGTCCCACAGCGCTGCCGCCTCCGTCCCCATGGTCTTCTCCGGTCCTCTCTAGCAAAATTACTGCAGCACGGGAGTTATGTATGCTCAAAGCTTAAATGCGGGGAGGAGACAAGGTCAGAACCATAAGCGAAAGTGGGTGAGGGTTTtgaggaggagggcgtcggataaggctggccatagtgggtagtatcatatagtagtatcatgtatatgatacttttctatgatactagatccataatgcatagtattatCGTGACTAAGTATCgtagttttgctatattaattgatttgtagaatcccaatacaaatttgtgtacaagatttatttgagtactaacttttctcgtgcatgcgctatgatacaatgatctacctatgatactctaatctcctctctcatccataattacctgccacattagcatttttggtggggctaagatgcatgatactagctatgatactagcactatggctagcctaaggggaggtgctatacaccaccCTGGTCAGTGCGGACTAGGTGCCGCACCCCCAAGGGtgcctgttgggccggcccagtcccgtttgttttttttctgtttttctactTTTCTGTTGTTTCAGTTCTTTTTCTTCTTTAAAAATTAAAAATGCCAATGTGAATTTTTTCGGAAAAGCAAAAAATTTGTAATATAAAATTTccaaaatctgaatatttttaaatttgtatattttagaaaaattgaaaaacattattttcgatttttttaatttttttatatgaacaatttccgaatttgaacaatttttggatttgaacaattttcggatttgaatatttttcgaatttaaacattttttggaatttgaacgattttctgttttgaacatttttttatgtttgaatattttttagattgaacatttttctagattgaacatttttttcaAATATTTAATTTTCCcacaatttgaacattttttgaaaatgaaaatattttaaatttgaacatttttcgatgatgaacatttttcggatacgaacaatttttagctttgaacatttttcgttttgaacacatttcaaatttaaacgtttttcgaatttgaactattttcaattttgatcttttcaaatttgaacttttttgattttgaacaaaaataaaaataaacaaaaaaggaaacaaaaaagaaagcagaaaaagaaaagaaaaaatagaaacagaaaacgaaaacgaaaacgaaaaaaGGTGAAAATGGGCCAGTCCCAATACCCaaccagggtgtgcggtgcctggtaggcaccaacctggtcggtgtataggatttgcctcGGATAAGCGCACAGATTCGTGCAACCCACTCTACTACTAGGTCTTGCTAAGTTAGTCCCGCCCCAGCCAGGATTTCGAGTCAATTCTCATGGGCCACTCTGGATCGGTCTGGGCCAACTCTATCCAGCGCCTAGTGCGTCTGTGGGTGAGGTAGTTTTGCGGCAAGCCCATTAGGCCTTGTTTATTTCTAAGGTATTTATGAGGATGGGAGGGGATTATTTTGTATTCCGGAAAATCCCCACTGgtccgtttacttctccggttttgaacgacataatcccaagatatcccctcccatcccctctcATCCCCACATTTTTTCCGTTTTTCCACTGGTTTTTC contains the following coding sequences:
- the LOC124683381 gene encoding peptide methionine sulfoxide reductase B1, chloroplastic-like; amino-acid sequence: MATRCYAAATVVVSSRPRAPRLGLSSSARPSGAWTTSGSYRLAVVRAMGASPSSPSPSGQAPGKADNASLSDEELKKRLTKEQYYVTRQKGTERAFTGEYWNTKTPGVYHCVCCDTPLFESSTKFDSGTGWPSYYQPVGDNVKSKLDMSIFFMPRTESLCAVCDAHLGHVFDDGPPPTGKRYCINSASLKLKPQ